The Kribbella shirazensis genomic interval CTGAGCGTGGTGATCCGGACGGCGGTGCTGACGCCGGACGGGACCGTGGTCGGGGCCGGGGGTGCGATCGTGCTCGACTCCGACCCGGTCGCGGAGTACGACGAAATGGTGCTGAAGGCAACGGCTGCCGTCGGTGGAAGAGCTGGGGGACGACGTGAGTGATCTGTTGGTGGCGGATTCCTTCCTGGTTGCCAATGGCAAGGTGCGAGGGCTGGAACTGCATCGGGAGCGGTTCGTCCGGTCGTGTGCGGAGGCGGGGGTTCCGGCGGAGCGGTTCTGGGACGAGCAGGTCGGGAGGTTGCCCGGGTTCGGGCGGTGGTTCCCGCGGTTCGAGCTGACGGCAGCGGGGGAGCTGGCGGTGCAGTTGCGGCCGGCGCCGCCGATCGGTGGCCGGGTGCGGGTCGCCGTACACGAAGGTCCGGATCCGCGGACGGCGCCGCGGGTGAAGGGGCCCGACCTGGAGCTGCTCGGCAAGCTCAAGGAGTCCGCACCGGACCGTGCCGACGAGATCCTGCTGCTGGACACGGACGGGACGGTGCTCGAGGCGGCGTACTCCGCCGTCGCCTGGTGGGAGGACGACACCCTCTGCTTCCCGCCGTCCGACCGCCCGATCCTCCCGTCGGTCACCGCCCGCCTGCTCCGCCGCATCGCCGCCACCCAGGGCGTCGAGGTTTCGGAGCACCCCATCACTCC includes:
- a CDS encoding aminotransferase class IV; its protein translation is MSDLLVADSFLVANGKVRGLELHRERFVRSCAEAGVPAERFWDEQVGRLPGFGRWFPRFELTAAGELAVQLRPAPPIGGRVRVAVHEGPDPRTAPRVKGPDLELLGKLKESAPDRADEILLLDTDGTVLEAAYSAVAWWEDDTLCFPPSDRPILPSVTARLLRRIAATQGVEVSEHPITPEDLQHTTEAWLVNALHGIRPVHAWGASPIDPLPNSRSPRWQSDLESLATRLP